From Amyelois transitella isolate CPQ chromosome 9, ilAmyTran1.1, whole genome shotgun sequence:
tgaaaactTATGAAGTACCTTAGAAACAGAATAAGTTGCTAGTTTCCGCCTCGGTGCTGGCAGCAACAATGCTAATGCCCTCGCCTCTCTCAACAGAGCATGGAAGGCCAACGCGGCGCCGGCGCACGATTCTGCTGCAGACACCTCGTAGAACTGGCAGCCAAACCTCAATGACAACTCCTGACCTTCCTCTGCTTTCACCACTCTGTTAGAAGAATGAATAAGGTGTTCCAGTAAGATGCTTCACAAATATTAggaattttctatatttacaaTACTGTGACTAAAACTTGATCTgggattaaatttaatttctcaaGTTCtacaaaactttaattaagtagCACAATTTTCGGACTAGGATTTTCAACATGACCCTTTGCAGTCTCTGACCCTTAGACTATAACGAATTTGATATAATAGTAACTCAAGAGATCTTGTCAACTGAAATTTAATGTAATCATCgtaatattgaattaaaagcaaataaaaagcTAAAAACAAACCTAGCGTGTTCCAGATCTCTTTTGTTTCCGAGTAGAGTAACGGCAGTGCAGCCTGGTAGCCGTGTTCTTTCCAGAAGTGCTAATAGTTCGGCAGCAGCTAGGAACGAACGTCGGTCGCAAACGGAGTACACCACCGCGAACGCGTCACCCCATCGTAGATGCTCTGCTAGACATCCCCGTTTCTGaaccaaaatatttaagtctggttaataaatttaagatttttaaggTAGTTTTAATTAGGGTGTAACCTGTGTCAACCGATTAGGttgtagtaaaataataaaaaaaacaagtagaTAATTATGgaaaacaaacca
This genomic window contains:
- the LOC106134729 gene encoding ras-related and estrogen-regulated growth inhibitor-like protein, which translates into the protein MKMTVNRIRVVVLGSARSGKSAVVVRYLTKRYIGEYSSTGDFLYQHRVAFDGATSEVEVLDTCGCAKRGCLAEHLRWGDAFAVVYSVCDRRSFLAAAELLALLERTRLPGCTAVTLLGNKRDLEHARVVKAEEGQELSLRFGCQFYEVSAAESCAGAALAFHALLREARALALLLPAPRRKLATYSVSKVIGSILGLSNKSVRKKRPSLSI